DNA from Leucobacter aridicollis:
GCGGGCACCAGGCTGATCAGGATCGTGCTCCCCGTCAGTCCGGCCGCAGGGGAACGGGCGACCTGCCAGACTCCCGAGTTGTGGGATCGTGGCGGCGAGCGGCGTTGGGCGGAACGCTCCGACGCGATCGGGGCGGAGCCGCTCGACCGCGTCACCGCGTGCACCTCCGAGGAATCCCCGTACGAGCTTGTGCTCGACTACGTCGTTCCCGACGACGCGCGCGAGCTTTCGCTCGCAGTGCTGTCGCCTGCGGAGCTGCCGGTGTTCGCAGAGATCCCGATCATCTCGTCGTAGCTGCTGGCGACGAGCGCCATGCGGATCGGCTCGATGATGAGCGGGATCGCGAGCAGGATCAACGAGTCCGCGAGAAGCCAGAAGCTATTGATGTCGTGCGGGCCGAACGCCCGGAATATGCCGACACGGAGGGCGCCCTCCAGAAAGAGCACAGCGGTGAACGCGAGCACGTACGCCCCGATGAACGCCGGGCCCGCGGTGCGCATGTGGAGCACCGCCTTCCAGATCGGGGTGAAGCGCGATGCGAAGTCGCGCCAGAGGTCGCCAAGGCGCGTCTGGACCTGCGCCGGCAGGAGCTGGAAGCGTTGCTCGACGCTGGCGGCACGCTTCGGCACGGCGATGCGCGGCGCGGCGAGCTGCACCGAACGACCGTAGATCACGCCGACGATCGCCAACCACGCGAGGGGAGCGATCGTCACCTTCGCGGCCTCGCCGATCACGAGCGCGACAGTGTCCCAGGCCGCGCCGAGCGGCGCGAGCCAGCCGGTGAAGCTCGCGCGCAGGTCGCCGAGCCACACCATCGCCTGGCGCGAGTCGATCCACGATCGAAGCGACTCGAACAGGCGCGAGATGATCGTTGCCGAGAGATAGATCCAGAGCGTCTCGAGATAGACGGCCGCGAGCGCGAAGCTCCCTGGGAGGCGATCGCGATACCGCCCCCACAGCCACCGGAGGCCGTACGCGGCCACGATCACGGCGACCGTCGTGAGCGAGACCCCGAGCACCTCGGGCGCGGGCGGCGTGGGCGCCGGATCACCCTCGATCGTGGACGTGAACACGATGTCGGCTCGGACTTCGAGCAGCCGGTGGAAGTAGGTCGTGACGTCGTCAGCGAGGTAGCCGCGCGCCGCGTAGAACGCGACGAAGGGCAGGATCCCCGCGAGCAGCGCATCGGTGAACCTGCGCACAGGCCCCCTGCCTGGCTCAGGGAGCGCGCCGACGTTGCTGAGGCCGTCGCGCAGCACGACGAGCATCGCGACGAGCGCGACGAGCCGCGCGAGGACTGCGAGGGGGAGCAGCAGGATCCCGATGTCCTCGGCCCACGCGCCGACGAAACCCGCAAGCTGAATGAGCACGTGGTGCAGCAGCATGCCCGCGAGATAGCAGGCAACGAGAAGCGGACCGTAGGCTCCGAGGAGCCGCACGGTCCGCTTCCCTGCAGCGAGCATCCGCCGCGCCTCGCGTTCTAGACCGCGTCGACGATCGAGAGCAGCGGGTGGCCGCTCGGAACGGTCTGGCCGAGCGGTGCATCGATGTTGCAGACGATGCCCGAGCGGTGCGCGTAGATCGACTGCTCCATCTTCATCGCCTCAAGGACGACGATGAGCTCGCCCTCCGCGACCTCCTGCCCGTCCTCGACGGCGAGCTTCACGACCGTCGCCTGCATCGGCGCAGAGACTGAGTCTCCGGTGGCCGTTGCGACGCCCGACCCCTTCGCCCGCTTGGGCGCGGGGCCGCGCGTGACGTCCTGATCGGCGATCGGCAACAGCGTCGTCGGCATCGTGACCTCGACGCGGCGACCCGCAACCTCAACGACCACGGCCTGGCGGGTCGACGGCGTCGACGGGGCAGCGTTCTCGCCCTCCCACGGCTCGATGTCGTTCACGAACTCCGACTCGATCCACAGCGTGTAGACGCCGAAGGTGCCGTCCTCGGCGGTGAACGCCGGGTCGCGGACAATCTTGCGGTGGAACGGCAGCACGGTGGGGAGCCCCTGGACCTCAAGCTCGTCGAGCGCGCGACGAGAGCGCTCGAGCGCCTCCTCGCGAGTGGCCCCGGTGACAATGAGCTTGCCGAGCATCGAGTCGAACGCGCCCGAGATGACGTCGCCGGACTGCACGCCGGTGTCGACGCGAACGCCGGGCCCGAGCGCGGGCTTGAAGAGCGAGACCGGGCCGGGCGCGGGGAGGAAGCCGTTGCCCGGATCCTCGCCGTTCAGGCGGAACTCGAACGAGTGGCCATGCGCAACCGGATCCTCGTAGTCGAGGACGCCGCCCTCGGCAATGCGGAACTGCTCGCGGACGAGGTCGATGCCGGTGACCTCCTCGGAGACCGGGTGCTCGACCTGGAGGCGGGTGTTCACCTCGAGGAACGAGATCGTCCCGTCTTTCGCGACGAGGAACTCGCAGGTGCCGGCACCGACGTAGCCGACCTCGCGGAGGATCGCCTTCGACGCCGCGTAGAGCTCCTCGTTCTGTGCGTCAGAGAGGAACGGCGCTGGAGCTTCCTCGACGAGCTTCTGGTGGCGGCGCTGCAGCGAACAATCGCGGGTCGAGATGACGACGACGTTGCCGTGGCTGTCAGCGAGGCACTGCGTTTCGACGTGCCGGGGCTTCTCGAGGTACTTCTCGACAAAGCACTCGCCGCGACCGAAGGCGGCGACCGCCTCGCGGGTCGCCGACTCGAAGAGATCCGCGACCTCCTCGCGCTTGTATGCGACCTTCAGGCCGCGTCCGCCGCCGCCGAAGGCCGCCTTGATAGCGACGGGCAGGCCGACCTCGTCCGCGAACGCGAGCACCTCGTCGGCGCCCTGAACGGGGTCGCTGGTTCCGGGCGCGAGCGGAGCGTTGACCTTTTCCGCGACGTGGCGCGCCGAGACCTTGTCGCCCAGGCGCTCGATGGCCTCGGGGCTCGGGCCGATCCAGGTGAGACCGGCGCCAATAACCGCGCGCGCGAAGTCGGCGTTCTCGGCGAGGAACCCGTAGCCGGGGTGCACAGCGTCGGCGCCGGAACGGCGGGCGACGCTCAGGATCTTGTCGATTGCGAGGTAACTGTCGGCGCTCGTCGAACCGCCGAGAGCGTACGATTCGTCGGCAAGCTGCGAGTGCAGTGCGTCGCGATCCTGATCGGCGTAGACGGCGACGGACGCGATGCCGCTGTCGGCAGCGGCGCGAATAATACGAACGGCGATCTCGCCCCGGTTGGCGATGAGCACTTTACGAATGCGAGACATAAATTACAGCCTATTCGAGGAACGGTGCCGCAAGTTGGATATTCGTCACAAACCTTTTGCTGGATCGTTGCCGAAGGCTACACCGGCGCGGGTGTGTCACACGCGTAAACATTGCAATAATTTCGCTACTGCTCCAGGGCACTCTGGCGGTAATGTAAGGCTGTGTGAGTCGCACCCGGCGACACTCGATTGGGGACACCGAAATGGCAAATGACAACGCACTTGATGCCCTGCTTTCGCAGGTTCCGGTCGGCGAGCTCGCCGCGAAGCTTGGAGTCGACGAAGACACCGCGCTCGCCGCAGTGAAGCAGGCTCTTCCCGGCCTGCTCGGGGGACTCGCGGTGAACGCGTCGAGCGACGAAGGCAAGCAGCAGCTTGAGGGCGCGCTCAGCAAGCACACTCCGACCGATGGCAAGATCTCGCTCGACGCGATCGACGAGGCCGACGGTCAGAAGATCGTGAAGCACGTGCTTGGCGACAAGGAAGAAGCTGTCGCGAACGCGCTCGGCGCGCAGGCTGGCAACCCGAGCATCGCGAAGTACATCCCGATGCTCCTCCCGCTCCTTGCTCCGATCGTGATGCAGTTCCTCGCGGGCAAGTCGAAGGCAGCTCCGGCAGCTGCTGAAGACAATGGCGGCGGCATCGGTGACGTCCTCGGTGGCCTGCTCGGCGGTCTCACCGGCGGAAACCAGGCGCAGAGCACTGGCGGCGGCATCGGCGACCTGCTCGGTGGCCTGCTCGGCGGCGGCAAGTCGCAGGGCGGCGGCCTGGGTGGCCTGCTCGGTGGCTTGCTCGGCAAGTAAGCTCGCAGCCGCATAGCGGCACAGAGCCCGCGCCCGTCGCCCGACGGACGCGGGCTTTTTGCGTCGCCCGGCTAGACTGATCCCGTGGTTAATCCAGACGTTCAGGGCCGGGTCTACCCGCCCACCCAGCCGTACCTCGTCGGGCGTGAGAAGGTGCGCGAGTTCGCTCGCGCCGTGTTCAGCAGCTCGCCGCTCCACCACGACCCCGAAGCCGCGCGCGCGGCAGGGTTCGCCGACGTCGTTGCGCCGCCGACATTCGCCGTGACAGTGCAGGAGGCGACGCTCGCGCAGCTGCTCGCCGATGACGAGGCTGGCGTCGACTTCTCGCGCGTCGTCCACGGCGACCAGCGGTTCAGCTACACGCGTCCGATCGTCGCTGGCGACGAGCTCACGGCGACGCTGACGATCGCCGCAGTCAAGCAGCTTGGCGGGCACTCGATGGTGACGGCGTCGAGCGACGTCGTTGACGCCGCGGGCGAGCACGTCGTGACCGCGATTTCGACCCTGGTCGTGCGAGGAGAAGAAGCATGAGCGCAGCAGTGACATTCGACGGGCTCGCCAAGGGCGACGTCGTCGCGGAGCGCGAGCACACCCTCACGCGTGACAGCCTCGTGAGGTACGCGGGCGCCTCCGGCGACTTCAATCCGATCCACTACCGCGACGATTTCGCGCAGTCGGTCGGCCTCCCCGGCGTGCTCGCCCACGGCATGCTTACGATGGGTGTCGCTGGCTCGCTCGCGACCGACTGGCTCGGGACCGCCGGCCACGTCGTCGACTTCCAGTCGCGCTTCACCAGGCCCGTCCCCGTCGACGCGACAGCGGGCGCTGTGCTCGCCGTCTCGGCCACGGTCGGCGCCCTTGACGAGGAAGCCCGCACTGCGCGCCTCGACCTCAAGGTGACGTTCGACGGCGCGACGGTTCTGGGGAAGTCCCAGATGGTGGTGGCGTTCGCGTGACGTCGCAGCCCCTCGCAACGCTCACGACGATGCGGGTTGGTGGCCCCGCCGAGGAGATCCTCGCGGCGCACACCCGCCACGAGCTGCAAGAACAGGCGATCCAGCTGTGGGAGCGCGGCGACGACTGGCTGCTGCTCGGCGGCGGCTCGAACACGGTCGTCGCCGACGAGGGGTATCCGGGCCCGGTGCTCCTCGTCCGGACGGGCGGCGTCGCACTCGTCGAGGATCCCGAGCTCGCGCCGGGGACCGTCAGGATCCGCGTTGAGGCCGGCCACGACTGGGACGCCCTCGTCGCGGAATGCGTTGAACGCGGCTGGGCCGGCATCGAAGCGCTCTCGGGCATTCCGGGGTTGGCCGGGGCCGCGCCGGTGCAGAACATCGGAGCATACGGGCAGGAGCTCTCGGGCGTGCTGCACTCGATCGAGTTCCTCGCGGCGAGCACCTACGACGTTCTCCGCATGCCCGCGGCGGACCTCGCGCTGAGCTACCGCGATTCGGTCATCAAGCAGGGGCTCGAGGGCGTCGTGCTCTCGATCGACCTTGTGCTCACCGACGCCGGAGTCGCGGCGGGGGAGGACGGCCCCGAGCCACTGTCCGAACCGATCCGCTATTCGCAGCTCGCGGGGGCGCTTGGCGTTGAGCTTGGTGCCCGGGTGCCGCTGCGGACGGTGCGCGATACCGTGCTCCGCCTTCGCGCGTCGAAGGGCATGGTGCTCGACGAAACCGACCACGACTCGTGGAGTGCTGGATCGTTCTTCACGAACCCGATCGTGACCGAGCGATTTGCGCGCGGGCTGCCCGAGAACGCGCCCCGCTTCCCCGTCGCGGAGGCCGGCCCAACTGCCGCGGTGACGACGTTTGAGGAGCTCGCGGCCGGACAGCCGCTGCGCATCCCGGCGACGCCGCCCGAGCGCCGGGTCAAGCTTTCCGCCGCGTGGCTCATAGAGCAGTCCGGCGTTCCGCGCGGCTACCGGCTGCCAGGCTCGGGAGCGTCGGTCTCAACGAAGCACACGCTAGCGATCACGAACCGCGGAAACGCGTCGGCGTCCGACATCGGCGAGCTCGCCCGCTTCATCGTGCAGCGGGTGCAGCAGGAGTTCGGGCTCGTGCTCGTGCCCGAGCCGAACCTCTACGGCATCGAGATCTAGCGCAGCCGACTGCGGCGGGCCCGGCGTTGCCCGGTTCGCGCGTGCCGGTTCGAGGTCGCGGCCGGAGGCCGTCTGGGTTAGGGCCGGCCGGCGGCAGCGATGATCTGCTGTACCTGCTCAGCGGTGAGGGTGAAGACCTCGCCGCCGGTGACGGGCTCGCTCACCGGCAGGATCCTGACCCGCGATTCGTTCAGCTCGACGACGGTCGCGCCGGCCCAGTCGCGCGCCGACTCCTCATCGCGCGGGCCGAACGCCTCCGCGAGGTTCGTGACGCCCGGGGTGACGACGACCGGGATTCCGTCGACGGTCTCCACGAGCGCATGATGGTAGTGACCGG
Protein-coding regions in this window:
- a CDS encoding acetyl/propionyl/methylcrotonyl-CoA carboxylase subunit alpha translates to MSRIRKVLIANRGEIAVRIIRAAADSGIASVAVYADQDRDALHSQLADESYALGGSTSADSYLAIDKILSVARRSGADAVHPGYGFLAENADFARAVIGAGLTWIGPSPEAIERLGDKVSARHVAEKVNAPLAPGTSDPVQGADEVLAFADEVGLPVAIKAAFGGGGRGLKVAYKREEVADLFESATREAVAAFGRGECFVEKYLEKPRHVETQCLADSHGNVVVISTRDCSLQRRHQKLVEEAPAPFLSDAQNEELYAASKAILREVGYVGAGTCEFLVAKDGTISFLEVNTRLQVEHPVSEEVTGIDLVREQFRIAEGGVLDYEDPVAHGHSFEFRLNGEDPGNGFLPAPGPVSLFKPALGPGVRVDTGVQSGDVISGAFDSMLGKLIVTGATREEALERSRRALDELEVQGLPTVLPFHRKIVRDPAFTAEDGTFGVYTLWIESEFVNDIEPWEGENAAPSTPSTRQAVVVEVAGRRVEVTMPTTLLPIADQDVTRGPAPKRAKGSGVATATGDSVSAPMQATVVKLAVEDGQEVAEGELIVVLEAMKMEQSIYAHRSGIVCNIDAPLGQTVPSGHPLLSIVDAV
- a CDS encoding FAS1-like dehydratase domain-containing protein, giving the protein MVNPDVQGRVYPPTQPYLVGREKVREFARAVFSSSPLHHDPEAARAAGFADVVAPPTFAVTVQEATLAQLLADDEAGVDFSRVVHGDQRFSYTRPIVAGDELTATLTIAAVKQLGGHSMVTASSDVVDAAGEHVVTAISTLVVRGEEA
- a CDS encoding DUF937 domain-containing protein, whose translation is MANDNALDALLSQVPVGELAAKLGVDEDTALAAVKQALPGLLGGLAVNASSDEGKQQLEGALSKHTPTDGKISLDAIDEADGQKIVKHVLGDKEEAVANALGAQAGNPSIAKYIPMLLPLLAPIVMQFLAGKSKAAPAAAEDNGGGIGDVLGGLLGGLTGGNQAQSTGGGIGDLLGGLLGGGKSQGGGLGGLLGGLLGK
- a CDS encoding MaoC/PaaZ C-terminal domain-containing protein, which produces MSAAVTFDGLAKGDVVAEREHTLTRDSLVRYAGASGDFNPIHYRDDFAQSVGLPGVLAHGMLTMGVAGSLATDWLGTAGHVVDFQSRFTRPVPVDATAGAVLAVSATVGALDEEARTARLDLKVTFDGATVLGKSQMVVAFA
- a CDS encoding UDP-N-acetylmuramate dehydrogenase, with protein sequence MTSQPLATLTTMRVGGPAEEILAAHTRHELQEQAIQLWERGDDWLLLGGGSNTVVADEGYPGPVLLVRTGGVALVEDPELAPGTVRIRVEAGHDWDALVAECVERGWAGIEALSGIPGLAGAAPVQNIGAYGQELSGVLHSIEFLAASTYDVLRMPAADLALSYRDSVIKQGLEGVVLSIDLVLTDAGVAAGEDGPEPLSEPIRYSQLAGALGVELGARVPLRTVRDTVLRLRASKGMVLDETDHDSWSAGSFFTNPIVTERFARGLPENAPRFPVAEAGPTAAVTTFEELAAGQPLRIPATPPERRVKLSAAWLIEQSGVPRGYRLPGSGASVSTKHTLAITNRGNASASDIGELARFIVQRVQQEFGLVLVPEPNLYGIEI